The genomic region CCTGCGGTGCCCCTCCTGCGAGGAGCCGGTCCGCGACCAGATCTGCCCGTTCTGCCGGATCGCCGCCGAGGGCGTCGACCGCACCGAAGGATCCCTCCGAGGAGTCGCACGTTGAACGCTCGTCAGCGTCGGGGAGTGCTGTTCCTGCTCGCCGCGCTCGCCCTTGCCATCGCGGTCTTCGTCGCCGTGAGCAGCTATGTCTCCCAGGTCGAGAGCCAGGTCGGCCCCAAGATCACCGTCTATGAGGTCTCCGAGCCCGTCGACGCCTACCTCCCGCTCGGCGCCTCCAACGTCCGGGCCAAGGAGGTGCCGCGGCGCTGGGCCTCGCCCACGGCCGTCACCAGCCTGCGTGAGCTGGAGGGGCGCCGCGTCGGCTTCCAGCTGGCCGCGGGCACCGTGATCACCTCCGACATGCTCATCCCCTCGACCGACCTCAGCCCGACCGAGCGCGAGATCGCCATCAACGTCGACAGCGTCACCGGCGTCGCCGGACGGGTCCGCCCCGGTGACCGCGTCGACATCATCGCGGTGTTCGCCGACGTGCCGGGCCTGCCCAAGCAGGCGCGGGTCATCGTGCGCGACGTCCGGATCGTCTCGATCGGCGGCCAGCAGACGGTCACGGTCGACACCGAGTCGACCGTCGGCACCAGCAAGGACGTCGTGCCGGTGACTTTGGCGCTGGAGCCGAAGAACGCGCTCTCGGTCACCTATGCCGCGGCGTTCGCCCAGGAGGTCCGGCTGGTCGCGCTGCCGGGCGACGTCGGGGCCAACCGCTCCGGCGAGATCGACGACTTCGACGCCGAGGACCTCGGCGGCCAGGCAGTCCCGGAGGAGGCACGATGACGAAGGTGGTGGTCGGCGCGGCCGACCAGGCGGTCGTGAGGGAGCTGCGGGCCCTCCTCGCCGAGATCGAGGGCACCGAGATCCTCTCGATCGTCGAGTCCAGCCACGAGCTGTCGGCGATGGTGGCGCGGCTCAAGCCCTCGGTGGTGCTCCTGCACGACGCGCTCGGTCCGCAGTCCGCGCCCGACGTGGTGCGCGAGATCGTGTTCCGCTCCCCGACGACCGGCGTGCTGGTCCTCAACTCCGGCATGGACGGCGACACCGCGCTGCTCGCCATGGAGGCCGGCGCCAAGGGGGTGGTGCGCTACCCGATGGGCTTCGACGACCTGCTCTCGCGCTTCGAGGTCGCGCGCCAGTGGTCGGAGCGGATGTCCGGGCTGATCTCCGGCGCGGTGGCCGACACCGCCCGTGACCTGGGCCGGCACGGCCGGGTGACGGTCTTCGCCGGGGCCAAGGGCGGGGTGGGCACGACCACGATCGCGACCCACATGGCCATCGACCTGCAGCGCAAGGTCCCGGGCACCAAGGTGTGCCTGGTCGACCTGGACCTCCAGGCCGGGGACGTCTCGGGGATCATCGAGGCGCGGCAGCGCGTCTCGATCGCCGACGTGGCCAAGGTGTCCGAGGACCTCTCGGCCGGCACCATCCTCGACGCGCTGGTGCGCCACGAGTCCGGCATCTCCCTGCTGCTCGCCCCGCAGCAGGTCCACGAGTCCGAGTACGTCACCGCGAGCGCGGTCCGCGCGATCCTCGGCCTGCTGCGCCAGGAGTTCGACGTGATCCTGGTCGACGGCGGCTCGCACGCCACGCCCGCCCAGGCTGCGGCCATCGAGGTCGCGGACGCCGCGGTGGTGGTGGTCACCGCCGATGTGCTCGCGATGCGCTCCTTCCGCCGCTCCGTGCAGGCGTGGGAGGGCCTCGGGGTGCGCTCGGAGCAGGAGCTGCACGTCGTGGCCAACAAGGTCTCGCGCGACGACGCGCTCACCTTCGACGCGCTGGGCAAGCTCACCTCGGCCAGCGTCGTCTCGACCTGGCTGCCCTCTGCGTTCCGCAGCCTCGAGCGCAGCGTGAACTCCCGCAACCCCGACGAGATCCGCGAGGCCTCCTGGTGGTCGGCGCTCGAGCGGATCGGCGCCGAGATCGGCGTGAGCGGGGCGTCGGCGGTGCCGACCCCGACCAGCGAGCCCAAGCGGCGCGGACGCCGGCGGGCCAAGGCCGAGGCCGGGCAGGTGGCGATCGAGACCGTGGCCCTGGTGCCGGTGGTCGCTCTGATCTGCCTGCTCGCCTGGCAGGTCGGCCTGACCGCGCTGGCCTTCGTGTGGAACGGGCACGCGGCGAACGCCGCCACCCGGGCGCACGCCATCGGCGAGGACCCCGGCGCCGCGGCGCGCGACGCCGTACCCGACTCGATGCGCGACAGCGTCCACGTGACGGTGCTCCACGACGGGTCGGTCACGGTGTCGACGAAGGTGCCGGTGCTGTGCCCGGGATGCGCGGCGCTGCCCGGGGAGATCTCCCAGACGAGCGACGTGGTGGAGGAGCCGTGAGCACGTCGCGCCTGCGCCGCCCGGGGCGGCGAGCGGCCCGCGAGCGTGGCAGCGTCTCCCTCGAGGTCGTGGGGCTGGTGCCGCTGCTCGTGCTGGTCGCCCTGCTGGTCCTCCAGCTCGGGGTGGCCGGCTGGTCCGCGTCGCAGACCCAGGAGGCCGCCCGGGCGGCGGCCCGGGCCCAGAGCCTCGGCCAGGACCCGGTGGCCGCTGCCGAGGGCGCCCTGCCGGGCAGCCTCGACGTCGACTCGATCGAGACCTCGGGCGACTCGGTGACGGTGCGGGTCAAGGTCCCGCGGGTCTCCCCGCTCCCGGTCTTCACCGTGACGCGGGATGTCTCGATGGCGGTGGACAGGTGAGCGGCTACCGCGGCTTCGCCGGGGTCGACCTCACGGGTGGGAACGACACAGGAGCGGGGGAGACCTCCGACGAGCTGCTGGTCCGCCGGCTCAAGAAGCTGCTCCTCGACGAGGTCGACCTCCACGAGCTGGGCCGGCTGGAGGAGTCGCAGCGGCGCACCCGTCTGGAGCGGGTCCTCAACCACCTGGTCTCGACCGAGGGCATCATCCTCAGCACCCGCGAGCGCACCAGCCTGGTACGCCGCGTCGTGGACGAGGCGGTCGGCCTCGGCGTGCTCGAGCCGATCCTGGCCGACCCCGCGGTCAGCGAGATCATGATCAACGGCCACGACACGGTCTACGTCGAGCGCTTCGGCGTGCTGGAGCGGATCCCCTCGGGGTTCACCAGCAACGAGCAGCTGCTGCAGACCATCGACCGGATCGTCTCGACGGTCAACCGCCGAGTCGACGAGTCCAGCCCGATGGTCGACGCGCGCCTGCCTCCCGACGCCCGGCTGCCGCGCGGCGCCCGCGTCAACGTCGTCCTGCCGCCGCTCGCGCTGCGCGGCCCGACGGTCACGATCCGGCTCTTCCCCCGTCGCTACGGGATGGAGGAGCTGATGCAGCGCGGCGCGATCGACGCGGCCACCGTCGAGCTGCTCGGCGCCGCCGTCCGGGCCCGGCTCAACATCGTGGTCTCCGGCGGCACCGCCTCGGGCAAGACGACGATGCTCAACGCGCTCTCGGCGTTCATCCCCGAGCAGGAGCGGATCGTCACCATCGAGGACGCCGCCGAGCTGTCGCTCGTCCAGGAGCACGTCGTGCAGATGGAGACCCGCCCGCCCAACGTGGAGGGCCGCGGCGCCGTCACGATCCGCGACCTGGTCCGCAACGCGCTGCGCATGCGGCCCGACCGCATCGTCGTCGGCGAGTGCCGCGGCGGCGAGGCGCTCGACATGCTCCAGGCGATGAACACCGGTCACGAGGGCTCCCTGACCACCGTGCACGCCAACACCACCGACGACGCCCTCGCACGCATGGAGACCATGGCGTCGATGTCGGAGGTGGAGGTCCCCTTCCACGCGCTGCGCGAGCAGGTCAACTCCTCCATCGACCTGGTCCTGCAGCTGGTCCGCACCCCCGACGGCACCCGCCGCGTCGTGGAGCTCAGCTATCTCTCCTCACGACGGCGCGAGGACTTCTCGCTGAACCGTCTGGTGCATTGGGACCCGCGGGCGACCGGTCCGTCCGGCACCCCGGGCTCCTTCGTCCGGCACCCGGTGCACCCGGCGCTGGCCGACCGCCTCGAGGACCGCGGCGAGAAGCTGCCCGACGGTTTCGAGCGCGCCTTCGAGGGCCAGCGCCTCGACGAGGGCGGGGGCGTGTCGTGGTCCTGATCGTCCTGCTGTGCTCGGTGGGGGCGTCGGTCTGCGCACTGGTCGGAATCGTGCATCTCACCTCGGTCGCCACCGAGCGCCGGCGGATCGCCGCCGCCGTGACCGGCGACGACCGCATCGACGACGCGCCGCTCATCGAGCGTGCGAACCGGCGCTTCCGCCGCACCCGGCTCGGCCAGCTCGTCGAGCGCGAGCTCGTGCTCGCCGGCATCGACCAGCGCCCGCTGGTCGTCGTCCTGGTCGCGGTCGCGGTCGGCGTCTCGACCGCCTACATCCTGTGGACCGCGCTCGCGCCGGTCTTCGGCATCCTGGGCCTCAGCGCCGGGGCGTTCGCGCTGCGCGCCTTCATCCGCCGGGCCAAGGCCCGTCGCCTCGAGGCGTTCATCGTCCAGATGCCCGAGCTGGCGCGGGTGCTCGCCAACGCCACCAGCGCCGGGCTCTCGATCACCAGCGCGCTCGCGATCGCCGGCGACGAGCTCGGCGCGCCCGCCGGCCCCGAGCTGCGCAGCGTCGCGAACTCGATCCGCTTCGGCACCGACCTGGTGAGCGCGCTCGACGCGATGGGGAAGCGACTGCCCTCCCGTGAGGTCGCCGTGCTCCTCTCGACGCTCGTCGTCTGCGCGCGCAGCGGTGGCTCGCTGGTCACCTCGCTGCGCGACATCGCCAACACCCTCGAGGCCCGCAAGGAGACCCGACGCGAGATCCGCACCACCCTCGCCCAGGCGCTGGCCACGGGTTATCTCGTGATCGTGCTCGGCGTCGGGATGCTCTTCTTCATCAACCTGATCCAGCCCGGCTCGGTGGAGAAGATGACCGGCCACATCGTCGGTCAGATCGCCCTGGTCGTCTCGGGGTCGCTCTTCGCGCTCGGCTTCTTCCTGATCCGCCGGATGACGAGGTTCGACATATGAGCCCCACGGTCCTGCTCCCCGGGCTGGCCCTGGCGACCGCCATGATGCTCGCCCTGCGCGGCTACCGGCTGCTGCGCGCCGACCCCACCGACGGGCTCGGTCTCGAGGAGCTCATGGTCCTGCGCCCCGAGCAGCGCCGGTCCGCGAAGGGCGAGGGACCGCTCGGCCGGCTGGCCACCCGGCTCGCGCCCTCGGTACGCCGCCGCCTGCCGGCCCCGGTCATGAAGTGGTTGCAGACCCAGGTCGACCTCGCCGGCCGTCCCGACGGGCTGAACGTCGACGGCGTCATCCGCCTGGTGCTGACCTGGGCGCTGATGCTCTCGCCCGTCTTCCTGATCAGCCTGACCTCGGGCAACCTCCTCGGGCTGATGCTCTCGCTCATCGCGCCGGTGATGATGCCGCTCGCCCGCCTCTCGCGGCTGCGCCGGTTGCGCACGGAGGCGCTGGACCGCGACCTCCCGGACTTCCTCGACGTCCTCGCGGTCACCGTGACGGCCGGGGTCGGGTTCCGGCCCGCGCTGATGCGGGTCTCGGAGCGCTTCGGCGGACCGCTGGCGGCCGAGATGCAGCTGGCGCTGAGCCAGGTGCAGCACGGCGCCTCCCTGCGCGGTGCCTTCGAGCAGCTGCAGGAACGCAGCGACTCCGAGGCGCTGGGGCAGTTCGTCACGGCGTTCATCCAGTCCGACGAGCTCGGCGCCCCGCTGGTCGAGGCGCTGAACCAGATCGCGGTCGACCAGCGCCGCGAGCACGCCCAGCGCCAGCGCCGCAAGGCCGCCCAGATCGCTCCCCGCGTCACGCTCGTGACCACGGTGGTGATGGTCCCGGCGGCGCTCATCCTGCTCCTGGTGGGCCTCATCCTCGGCGCGGACGTCAACTTCGGCGAGGTGTTCGGGGGGTTCTCCGGATGACCTTCGAGTCGATCGCCGCCGTCGAGGTCCGCGCCCTGGTGCGGCTCTCGTTCCTGCTGCGGATGATGACCCTGCTGGCCAGCCTGGCTGGTTATGTGGACCGGACCCTGACGCCGGTCGCCGTGGGCGGGATCTTCTTCCTGACCCTCACCAGCATGGCCGGGATCGCGATCGCGACCGTGCCCGCGCTGCTCCAGCGCCACCCGTCGCTCGTCATGCTCGACGCACTGGTGATGACCGGCCTGATGGTCGCGCTGGGGACTGACAACCCGTTGGTGCTGGTCGCCCTGAGCAGCTGCCTGGTGATCGGCCTCGTGCTGCCGACGCCCGCGGCGGCGTTGTCCACGGTGACGATGGTGAGCGGCTATCTGGTGGCGAGCCTCAGCGACAAGGGGGTCGCCCCGACCTTCCTGGCCGACTACGGATTCCCGCTCACGTTCGTGTTCGTGGTCGTGCTCGGCCAGGCGTTCCGGGTCCTCGCCGAGCGCAAGCGGCAGTCGGAGCGGGCGTTCGCCGAGCTGATCTCCAGCACGGTGACCGCCGAGGAGCGCGCGAGGCTGGCGCGCGAGCTGCACGACTCGACCGCCAAGACGCTGCAGGGGCTGTCCCTCTCCGCCCAGTCGCTCCCGCACTGGATCACCCACGATGCGGGGCGCGCCTGCGCGGAGGCGGAGGCGATCTCGACCTCGGCCTCCGAGGCCATCCTCCAGCTGCGCAGCCTGCTGTCCACCCTGCGTCAAGACGTGCTGGACCAGTCGTTCCACGAGTCCCTCGCCACCCTGGCGCGCGACTGCACCCAGGACGCGCCGCAGGTGCGCCTGCGCCTCGATCTCGAGCCTGTCGAGCTGACCGCGCCGTCGGTGCGCTACGAGCTGCTGGCCGCGACGCGGGAGGCGTTGCGCAACGCGGTCACGCACTCCGGATCCGATCGCGTGACGGTGCGGCTGCGCGCTGCCGACGACGAGGAGGTGCTCCTCGAGGTCGTCGACAGCGGGTGCGGATTCGCGATGGAGATCCTGGCCGAGCGCGAGCGGCACGGACACTTCGGCGTACGCGGCTACGCCGAGCGTCTCGAGCTGATCGGCGGGCGCGCGGAGGTCACCAGCGCCCCCGGCTCGGGCACCACGGTGCGGTTCATCGCACCCCGGATGGGCCTGCGGGAGGGCACACATGTCTGATGACCTGACGATCGTTCTACCGGCGACGCTGTCCGGCCCGACGCGGACGCTGATCGTCGACGACAACCCCGTCGTCCGCACCGGGCTTCGCAGCCTCCTGGAGAGCTCCCAGGACATCGACGTGGTGGGGGAGGCCGGGGACGGCATCCTCGCCGAGTCGATGGTGCGGAGCCTCAAGCCCGACGTGGTCCTCCTCGACGTGCGGATGCCCCGCCGCGACGGCGTCCAGACGGCCCGTGCGATCGCGGGCGAGACCACGGTGATCATGCTGACCTTCACCGACGAGCCTGCCCACATCCGGGCCGCCCTCGCCGCCGGGGCCAGCGGCTACCTCGTGCACGGCTCGTTCGACGCCTCGACGCTGGTGCACACCGTGCGTCAGGCCGCGCTGGGGGCCGGGGCGTTCTCGAGGCAGGCGCTGGACGCGATCCGCGACACCCAGGCCCCGCAGGACTCCGAGGAGGAGCGGCGCCGGCGTCAGCGCCGGTTCGAGCTCAGCGACCGGCAGGGCGAGCTGATGGAGCTGATCGCCCGCGGCATGACCAACGCCGAGATCGCGCGCGAGCTCTACCTCGCCGAGAAGACGGTGAAGAACCACGTCAACGCGATCTTCGCCAAGCTCGTGGTGACCAACCGCAGCGAGGCGATCGCGGTCTGGCTCGGCACCCGCGCCTGGGGGTGAGCGACCCGGGGCCGGTCATGGGCCCGGGAATGGGCCTCGGAATGGGCCTTGGAATGGGCCTGGACCTGGGTCCGGGGACCCCCGGTGCGGGGCGGCTGAGCACCTAGGTTTCCAGATGTCGGGAACAGCACCAGCCCGACGACCACCATCAGGCTTGCGGCCCGCTCAGGGGGGCGGGCCGCCGTTCCACTCAACAGGAAGAGGTCGATCAGGATGAACAAGGTTCTCGAGGCTGTGCTGATGTTCCAGGCCCACATGCTCACCGCTCGCAAGGACGACGAGCGCGGACAGGGCACCCTGGAGTACGTCGGCATGATCATCGTCGCCGCGGCGATCGTCGTGGCGGTCCTCCAGGCGTCCGAGGCGATCGACCTCGGCACGTTCTTCACCGAGGCGGTCAACTCCGTCACCGGTGGCGGCGGCTCCTGACCCACCATCGCTCCTCCACGCGGGCCCCGGATGATTCCGGGGCCCGCGTGGGCGTGTGTAGACCAATGAAATTGGGAAGGTCTCGACCCATGCTGCTCGCTCGCTCGCACCGCCCCCGTCGCGACGAGGCCGGCCAGATCACCACCGGCCTGGTCATCGTGGTGATCGTCGCCCTGGTCGCGGTGGCGATCTCGGGTGTCGCGCTGCTCTCGCGCGGTGTGGACGAGAAGTCCCAGGCGCAGAGTGCGGCCGATGCCGCGGCGCTCGCGGGTGCTGGCGCCCTGCGCGAGCTCCTGCCCCAGCTGCTGGCCATGATGACCTCGCGCGACGACCTCGGCGGCACGGCGGGGTGCGGCTTCGGCCAGGACCGGGCCAGCACCTACGCCCAGAAGAACGACGCGACGCTGACCGACTACTGCTTCGACCTCGCCCGCGGCGAGGTGCGGGCCTCGGTCCAGATGAACGAGGCCGTCAGCGACGAGGTGGACGCTGCCGTGGCGGACGCCGTGGCGAGCACGGGACTCGACCTCTCCGGGTGCTCCTGGAACGACGAGGACCCGCCCGAGCCGACCCCGACCCCGACCCCCACGCCGACCGCCGGGCCCACGGGCGGTCCCTCCGACGGCCCGACCGAGGACCCTGGCCCCCCGCCCCCGCCGCCGGACATCGGCACGACGTTCTCGTGCGGGCCGCTGACGGCACGCTTCGTCATCGACGGGGAGACCGGCCG from Nocardioides sp. dk884 harbors:
- a CDS encoding AAA family ATPase, with the protein product MTKVVVGAADQAVVRELRALLAEIEGTEILSIVESSHELSAMVARLKPSVVLLHDALGPQSAPDVVREIVFRSPTTGVLVLNSGMDGDTALLAMEAGAKGVVRYPMGFDDLLSRFEVARQWSERMSGLISGAVADTARDLGRHGRVTVFAGAKGGVGTTTIATHMAIDLQRKVPGTKVCLVDLDLQAGDVSGIIEARQRVSIADVAKVSEDLSAGTILDALVRHESGISLLLAPQQVHESEYVTASAVRAILGLLRQEFDVILVDGGSHATPAQAAAIEVADAAVVVVTADVLAMRSFRRSVQAWEGLGVRSEQELHVVANKVSRDDALTFDALGKLTSASVVSTWLPSAFRSLERSVNSRNPDEIREASWWSALERIGAEIGVSGASAVPTPTSEPKRRGRRRAKAEAGQVAIETVALVPVVALICLLAWQVGLTALAFVWNGHAANAATRAHAIGEDPGAAARDAVPDSMRDSVHVTVLHDGSVTVSTKVPVLCPGCAALPGEISQTSDVVEEP
- a CDS encoding CpaF family protein: MSGYRGFAGVDLTGGNDTGAGETSDELLVRRLKKLLLDEVDLHELGRLEESQRRTRLERVLNHLVSTEGIILSTRERTSLVRRVVDEAVGLGVLEPILADPAVSEIMINGHDTVYVERFGVLERIPSGFTSNEQLLQTIDRIVSTVNRRVDESSPMVDARLPPDARLPRGARVNVVLPPLALRGPTVTIRLFPRRYGMEELMQRGAIDAATVELLGAAVRARLNIVVSGGTASGKTTMLNALSAFIPEQERIVTIEDAAELSLVQEHVVQMETRPPNVEGRGAVTIRDLVRNALRMRPDRIVVGECRGGEALDMLQAMNTGHEGSLTTVHANTTDDALARMETMASMSEVEVPFHALREQVNSSIDLVLQLVRTPDGTRRVVELSYLSSRRREDFSLNRLVHWDPRATGPSGTPGSFVRHPVHPALADRLEDRGEKLPDGFERAFEGQRLDEGGGVSWS
- a CDS encoding response regulator; its protein translation is MSDDLTIVLPATLSGPTRTLIVDDNPVVRTGLRSLLESSQDIDVVGEAGDGILAESMVRSLKPDVVLLDVRMPRRDGVQTARAIAGETTVIMLTFTDEPAHIRAALAAGASGYLVHGSFDASTLVHTVRQAALGAGAFSRQALDAIRDTQAPQDSEEERRRRQRRFELSDRQGELMELIARGMTNAEIARELYLAEKTVKNHVNAIFAKLVVTNRSEAIAVWLGTRAWG
- a CDS encoding type II secretion system F family protein, whose translation is MSPTVLLPGLALATAMMLALRGYRLLRADPTDGLGLEELMVLRPEQRRSAKGEGPLGRLATRLAPSVRRRLPAPVMKWLQTQVDLAGRPDGLNVDGVIRLVLTWALMLSPVFLISLTSGNLLGLMLSLIAPVMMPLARLSRLRRLRTEALDRDLPDFLDVLAVTVTAGVGFRPALMRVSERFGGPLAAEMQLALSQVQHGASLRGAFEQLQERSDSEALGQFVTAFIQSDELGAPLVEALNQIAVDQRREHAQRQRRKAAQIAPRVTLVTTVVMVPAALILLLVGLILGADVNFGEVFGGFSG
- a CDS encoding pilus assembly protein TadG-related protein translates to MLLARSHRPRRDEAGQITTGLVIVVIVALVAVAISGVALLSRGVDEKSQAQSAADAAALAGAGALRELLPQLLAMMTSRDDLGGTAGCGFGQDRASTYAQKNDATLTDYCFDLARGEVRASVQMNEAVSDEVDAAVADAVASTGLDLSGCSWNDEDPPEPTPTPTPTPTAGPTGGPSDGPTEDPGPPPPPPDIGTTFSCGPLTARFVIDGETGRLSFVDFELDGLEPRLID
- a CDS encoding type II secretion system F family protein, whose translation is MVLIVLLCSVGASVCALVGIVHLTSVATERRRIAAAVTGDDRIDDAPLIERANRRFRRTRLGQLVERELVLAGIDQRPLVVVLVAVAVGVSTAYILWTALAPVFGILGLSAGAFALRAFIRRAKARRLEAFIVQMPELARVLANATSAGLSITSALAIAGDELGAPAGPELRSVANSIRFGTDLVSALDAMGKRLPSREVAVLLSTLVVCARSGGSLVTSLRDIANTLEARKETRREIRTTLAQALATGYLVIVLGVGMLFFINLIQPGSVEKMTGHIVGQIALVVSGSLFALGFFLIRRMTRFDI
- the cpaB gene encoding Flp pilus assembly protein CpaB, which gives rise to MNARQRRGVLFLLAALALAIAVFVAVSSYVSQVESQVGPKITVYEVSEPVDAYLPLGASNVRAKEVPRRWASPTAVTSLRELEGRRVGFQLAAGTVITSDMLIPSTDLSPTEREIAINVDSVTGVAGRVRPGDRVDIIAVFADVPGLPKQARVIVRDVRIVSIGGQQTVTVDTESTVGTSKDVVPVTLALEPKNALSVTYAAAFAQEVRLVALPGDVGANRSGEIDDFDAEDLGGQAVPEEAR
- a CDS encoding TadE/TadG family type IV pilus assembly protein, translated to MSTSRLRRPGRRAARERGSVSLEVVGLVPLLVLVALLVLQLGVAGWSASQTQEAARAAARAQSLGQDPVAAAEGALPGSLDVDSIETSGDSVTVRVKVPRVSPLPVFTVTRDVSMAVDR
- a CDS encoding sensor histidine kinase, producing MTFESIAAVEVRALVRLSFLLRMMTLLASLAGYVDRTLTPVAVGGIFFLTLTSMAGIAIATVPALLQRHPSLVMLDALVMTGLMVALGTDNPLVLVALSSCLVIGLVLPTPAAALSTVTMVSGYLVASLSDKGVAPTFLADYGFPLTFVFVVVLGQAFRVLAERKRQSERAFAELISSTVTAEERARLARELHDSTAKTLQGLSLSAQSLPHWITHDAGRACAEAEAISTSASEAILQLRSLLSTLRQDVLDQSFHESLATLARDCTQDAPQVRLRLDLEPVELTAPSVRYELLAATREALRNAVTHSGSDRVTVRLRAADDEEVLLEVVDSGCGFAMEILAERERHGHFGVRGYAERLELIGGRAEVTSAPGSGTTVRFIAPRMGLREGTHV